One window of the Chryseotalea sp. WA131a genome contains the following:
- the radC gene encoding DNA repair protein RadC, producing MQESKPLNIKDWSPEDRPREKLLMKGTSALSDAELIAILIGSGTANASAVEVSKKILQHGGNNLNDLAKLSVKELMKVKGIGEAKAITIVAALELGRRRKEVDIDEKPKIASSKDAYHLLSGDLIDLPHEEFWVLLVNRAHRVIKKKRISEGGVSGTVADPKIIFKMALEELASGVVVAHNHPSGNLQPSQSDIDLTKKLKEAGKFLEVQLLDHLIIAGNKYYSFTDEGVV from the coding sequence ATACAAGAATCCAAACCCCTCAACATCAAAGATTGGTCGCCCGAAGATAGGCCGCGCGAAAAGCTTTTGATGAAAGGCACGTCAGCACTTTCGGATGCTGAGTTGATTGCGATCCTCATTGGCTCGGGTACGGCCAATGCCAGCGCGGTGGAAGTCTCCAAAAAAATTTTGCAACACGGAGGCAATAACCTGAACGACCTTGCCAAACTTTCTGTAAAAGAGTTGATGAAAGTAAAGGGCATAGGCGAAGCCAAAGCTATTACCATTGTGGCCGCACTTGAGCTGGGCCGGAGGCGCAAAGAAGTAGATATAGACGAGAAGCCGAAGATTGCTTCTTCCAAAGATGCCTACCATTTGTTGAGCGGAGATTTAATCGATTTACCACACGAAGAATTTTGGGTGCTGCTGGTGAACCGCGCTCATCGAGTTATTAAAAAGAAGCGTATAAGCGAAGGCGGAGTCTCAGGCACAGTTGCCGATCCGAAAATTATTTTCAAAATGGCGCTGGAAGAGTTGGCGAGTGGTGTGGTGGTGGCACACAATCACCCGTCTGGAAATCTACAACCCAGTCAAAGCGATATTGACCTGACAAAAAAACTTAAGGAAGCTGGAAAATTTTTAGAAGTGCAGTTGCTCGATCATTTGATTATTGCGGGCAATAAGTATTATAGTTTTACAGATGAGGGAGTTGTTTAG
- a CDS encoding DUF1684 domain-containing protein: MKPKTIIIIAAFALLSTIVYYSMKGGESPEVYAQGISKEREEKELFMKSDAGSPFVSDSIPYAKLNYFEPDMKYRVNANLVPVENKKIVLLPTSDGEEKQYKEYAYAEFSLDGEKNKLLILEILDVGPYRGTLFLAFADATSANETYGAGRYLDLKKVPGATTVTLDFNKAYNPYCAYSDKFSCPFPPKENVLKVAVRAGEKSFH, encoded by the coding sequence ATGAAACCAAAAACTATTATCATCATTGCTGCATTTGCGTTGCTGTCCACAATCGTTTACTATTCGATGAAAGGGGGCGAATCGCCAGAGGTGTATGCCCAAGGCATTTCGAAAGAGCGCGAAGAAAAAGAGTTGTTTATGAAAAGCGATGCCGGCTCGCCTTTTGTGAGCGATTCCATTCCTTACGCCAAGCTCAACTATTTTGAACCCGATATGAAATACCGAGTCAATGCCAACTTAGTGCCTGTTGAAAACAAAAAGATAGTTCTTCTGCCCACCAGCGATGGCGAAGAAAAACAATACAAAGAATATGCGTATGCCGAATTCTCGCTTGACGGAGAAAAAAATAAATTGTTGATTTTGGAAATTTTAGATGTTGGCCCTTACCGTGGCACCTTGTTTTTGGCTTTTGCCGATGCCACCAGCGCCAACGAAACCTACGGTGCCGGCCGCTACCTCGACTTAAAAAAAGTACCGGGCGCCACTACTGTTACGTTAGATTTCAACAAGGCCTACAATCCATATTGCGCCTACTCCGATAAATTCTCCTGCCCGTTTCCACCAAAAGAAAATGTTTTGAAGGTGGCCGTGCGGGCGGGGGAGAAGAGTTTTCATTAA
- the lepA gene encoding translation elongation factor 4, which yields MENIRNFCIIAHIDHGKSTLADRLLEFTGTLNNRQMQAQVLDNMDLEREKGITIKAHAIQMMYNFEGVEYTLNLIDTPGHVDFSYEVSRSIAACEGALLIVDAAQGIQAQTISNLYLALEHNLEIIPILNKIDLPAAMPEIVTDQIVDLIGCDPSVVLKASAKEGKGIEEILAAVVKRVPAPKGDPKAPLQAMIFDLVFNSFRGIEVYYRIFNGTMRKNDQLRFVNAGKEYGADEIGVLKLDKHPRQELSAGNVGYLISGIKVAKEVKVGDTITLVSNPGEALQGFEEVKPMVFAGIYPVDTIEFEELRASMEKLQLNDASLVWEPETSAALGFGFRCGFLGMLHMEIIQERLEREFNMTVITTVPTVQFKARLTNGKMIEINAPSEMPDPTTMDYIEEPFIAAQIISKSEFIGAIIGLCMDKRGIIKNQVYLTSDRVELSFEMPLSEIVFDFFDKLKSISRGYASLDYQLIGFRESDMVKLDVMLNGDKVDALSAIVHRAKSYEWGRKLCEKLKELIPRQMFEIAIQASIGQKIIARETVSAIRKNVLAKCYGGDISRKRKLLEKQKKGKKRMRQVGNVEIPQEAFMAVLKIE from the coding sequence ATGGAGAACATCCGCAATTTTTGCATCATCGCACACATTGACCATGGTAAAAGTACATTGGCCGATAGGCTGTTGGAGTTTACGGGCACGCTGAACAACCGCCAAATGCAGGCGCAAGTACTTGATAATATGGACTTGGAGCGTGAAAAAGGTATCACCATCAAGGCGCACGCCATTCAGATGATGTATAATTTTGAAGGCGTTGAATACACCCTCAACCTGATCGATACACCCGGCCACGTTGACTTTTCATACGAGGTGTCGCGGTCGATTGCCGCGTGCGAAGGCGCGCTGTTGATTGTAGATGCCGCGCAAGGCATTCAGGCGCAGACGATTTCAAATTTGTATTTGGCGCTTGAGCATAACTTAGAGATTATACCCATCTTAAATAAAATCGATTTGCCCGCGGCCATGCCTGAGATTGTGACTGACCAAATTGTGGATTTGATTGGCTGCGACCCTTCGGTGGTGTTGAAGGCAAGTGCCAAAGAGGGCAAAGGCATTGAAGAAATTTTGGCGGCCGTGGTGAAGCGTGTGCCAGCCCCCAAAGGCGACCCGAAGGCTCCGTTGCAAGCGATGATTTTTGATTTGGTGTTCAACTCGTTTCGGGGCATTGAAGTGTACTACCGCATCTTCAACGGTACCATGCGCAAAAACGATCAGCTTCGTTTTGTGAACGCGGGCAAAGAATATGGCGCGGATGAAATTGGTGTATTGAAATTGGATAAACATCCTCGCCAAGAATTGAGTGCGGGCAATGTGGGCTACTTGATTTCAGGAATAAAAGTGGCGAAGGAAGTGAAGGTAGGTGATACGATTACATTGGTCTCCAACCCAGGCGAAGCACTACAGGGTTTTGAAGAAGTAAAGCCGATGGTGTTTGCGGGTATTTATCCCGTGGACACGATTGAGTTTGAAGAGCTGCGTGCCTCGATGGAAAAGTTGCAACTCAACGATGCCTCATTGGTATGGGAACCAGAAACGTCTGCTGCCTTGGGTTTTGGTTTCCGCTGCGGATTTTTAGGAATGCTGCACATGGAAATCATCCAAGAAAGATTGGAGCGCGAGTTTAATATGACAGTGATAACAACCGTGCCTACTGTGCAGTTCAAGGCAAGGTTGACGAATGGAAAAATGATTGAAATCAACGCGCCCTCTGAAATGCCCGACCCCACCACCATGGATTATATTGAAGAACCGTTCATTGCTGCGCAGATCATCAGCAAGTCAGAATTTATTGGCGCGATCATCGGGTTATGCATGGACAAGCGCGGGATTATCAAAAACCAAGTGTACTTAACTTCTGACCGGGTAGAGCTTTCCTTTGAAATGCCGCTGTCGGAAATTGTATTTGACTTTTTCGACAAACTGAAATCCATTTCACGTGGCTATGCTTCGTTGGATTATCAATTGATTGGTTTCCGCGAAAGCGACATGGTGAAACTGGATGTAATGTTGAATGGTGATAAAGTGGATGCACTTTCAGCGATTGTGCACCGCGCCAAATCGTATGAATGGGGAAGGAAGCTGTGCGAAAAATTGAAGGAATTGATTCCACGCCAGATGTTTGAGATTGCCATTCAGGCCAGTATCGGGCAAAAAATTATTGCGCGCGAGACGGTGAGCGCCATTCGCAAAAACGTGTTGGCCAAATGTTATGGTGGTGATATTTCGCGGAAGAGGAAGTTGTTGGAGAAACAGAAGAAAGGAAAGAAGCGCATGCGGCAGGTAGGCAACGTGGAGATTCCACAAGAGGCGTTTATGGCCGTGTTGAAGATTGAGTAA
- a CDS encoding bifunctional 5,10-methylenetetrahydrofolate dehydrogenase/5,10-methenyltetrahydrofolate cyclohydrolase — translation MSAVVDTTYTLIDGKKVAADIKAEISVKVAERKSLGKKIPHLAIILVGDDGASQTYVDHKVKACKEVGFHYTMMRFADTISEEKLMKHIDHVNDDEDVDGFIVQLPLPVHISVERITEKIRSDKDVDGFTNHNFGSIISKNPLLMPATPFGVMELLRRYNIETEGKNCVIVGASRLVGAPLSMMLVEQGRATVTICHKFTKDLASWTKQADILVVAVGKPGLVTADMVKHGAVVIDVGTTRVEGPQYKSGYSLKGDVEFKEVAAKASYITPVPGGVGPMTIASLLMNTLKAAENLNP, via the coding sequence ATGAGTGCTGTGGTAGATACAACGTATACATTAATTGACGGCAAAAAAGTAGCTGCCGATATCAAGGCAGAAATTTCTGTCAAAGTTGCCGAGCGTAAAAGCTTAGGTAAGAAGATTCCGCACCTCGCCATTATTTTAGTGGGCGATGATGGAGCTAGTCAGACCTACGTAGATCACAAAGTGAAAGCATGCAAAGAAGTGGGCTTTCATTATACGATGATGCGCTTTGCCGATACCATCAGCGAGGAGAAGTTGATGAAACACATCGACCATGTGAACGATGACGAAGACGTGGACGGATTTATTGTGCAATTGCCATTGCCGGTTCATATTTCGGTTGAACGAATTACAGAAAAAATTAGATCAGACAAAGACGTAGATGGGTTTACCAACCATAATTTTGGTAGCATCATTTCTAAAAATCCATTGTTGATGCCCGCCACGCCTTTTGGGGTAATGGAATTATTGCGCAGATACAACATCGAAACCGAAGGAAAAAATTGTGTGATTGTGGGGGCGAGTAGGCTGGTAGGTGCTCCGTTGAGTATGATGCTAGTGGAGCAGGGCCGAGCAACGGTTACGATCTGCCATAAGTTTACGAAAGACTTAGCCTCGTGGACAAAGCAAGCAGATATTTTAGTAGTCGCAGTGGGCAAGCCCGGCTTGGTTACAGCCGATATGGTGAAACACGGTGCCGTGGTGATTGACGTGGGCACTACCCGTGTGGAAGGCCCGCAGTATAAAAGTGGTTATTCCTTGAAGGGCGATGTTGAGTTTAAAGAAGTGGCTGCAAAGGCTTCGTACATTACGCCAGTACCTGGTGGTGTGGGTCCCATGACAATTGCTTCGTTGTTGATGAATACACTGAAGGCTGCAGAGAACTTGAATCCTTGA
- a CDS encoding 7-carboxy-7-deazaguanine synthase QueE encodes MEHFYTIQGEGFHQGSAAYFIRLAGCKVRCVWCDVKDSWEEGAYPSFETNNIASWAKESKSKIAVVTGGEPSMHDLESLTNELHQAGVRTHIETSGAYELTGNWDWICFSPKKFLHPHPSVPAQAHELKVVIFHKSDFEWAEEYAAKVNSTCYLYLQPEWSKEKQMLPMIIEYVKKNPQWRISLQVHKYMEIP; translated from the coding sequence ATGGAACATTTCTACACCATTCAGGGAGAAGGCTTTCATCAGGGTTCGGCTGCCTATTTCATTCGTTTGGCAGGATGTAAAGTTCGGTGCGTTTGGTGCGATGTAAAAGATAGTTGGGAGGAAGGTGCTTATCCAAGTTTCGAAACCAACAACATTGCTTCATGGGCGAAAGAAAGCAAAAGCAAGATAGCCGTGGTGACGGGAGGTGAGCCATCGATGCACGATTTGGAATCACTCACTAATGAATTGCATCAAGCTGGAGTACGAACACATATTGAAACTTCTGGTGCCTATGAGCTAACAGGTAATTGGGACTGGATATGTTTTTCTCCGAAGAAGTTTTTACATCCTCATCCTTCCGTTCCTGCTCAAGCTCATGAACTAAAAGTGGTAATCTTTCATAAAAGTGATTTTGAATGGGCAGAAGAATATGCGGCCAAAGTAAATTCAACTTGTTATCTTTATCTGCAACCGGAATGGTCAAAGGAAAAACAAATGTTGCCCATGATCATTGAGTATGTAAAAAAAAATCCGCAATGGCGCATTTCATTGCAGGTGCATAAGTATATGGAGATTCCATAG
- a CDS encoding aminodeoxychorismate synthase component I yields MTNFISTVNNWSQKRIPFLFLIDFELQKPLAIKLSDVNPAEILYEVNGFTNAGCSGNFEKESLEFKKNPISLTDYQLKFSKVMRALRQGDSYLANLTIQTPIQINRTLQDLFFQAKAKYKLCYRNQFLVFSPESFIKIQNGIISSFPMKGTIDASLPNAKEIILDNPKEKSEHVTIVDLIRNDLSLVATDVTVSRFRYVEELKTTDRNLLQVSSEITGKLNTDFSFGNLLMGLLPAGSISGAPKRKTVEIIRDAEGEPRGYFTGVFGIFDGINVDSGVMIRYIENTPNGFVYRSGGGITAQSDLVQEYQEAIDKVYAPVY; encoded by the coding sequence TTGACGAATTTCATTTCAACCGTAAACAATTGGTCTCAAAAGAGAATACCCTTTCTTTTTTTAATTGACTTTGAATTGCAAAAACCACTTGCCATTAAGTTGAGCGATGTAAACCCAGCGGAAATCCTTTATGAGGTGAATGGATTTACAAATGCAGGTTGCTCAGGTAATTTTGAAAAAGAATCACTTGAATTCAAAAAGAATCCGATTTCACTTACTGACTATCAACTAAAATTTAGTAAAGTAATGCGTGCGCTTCGGCAAGGCGACTCTTATCTTGCCAACCTCACCATTCAAACCCCGATTCAAATTAATCGAACACTGCAAGATTTGTTTTTTCAGGCAAAGGCAAAATACAAATTGTGTTATCGGAATCAATTTTTGGTTTTTTCACCGGAGTCATTTATAAAAATTCAGAATGGCATCATCTCCTCTTTCCCCATGAAGGGAACGATTGATGCTTCGCTACCCAACGCGAAGGAAATCATTTTAGATAATCCGAAGGAAAAATCAGAACACGTCACTATTGTAGATTTGATTCGCAACGATTTGAGTTTAGTGGCCACCGATGTTACGGTCTCTCGCTTTCGCTATGTAGAGGAATTGAAAACCACGGATAGAAATCTTTTGCAAGTGAGTTCAGAAATCACAGGTAAACTGAATACGGACTTTTCGTTTGGAAATTTGTTGATGGGCCTTTTGCCAGCGGGCTCTATCAGCGGGGCACCGAAACGAAAAACAGTTGAAATCATTCGAGATGCAGAAGGCGAGCCGCGCGGTTATTTTACAGGGGTATTTGGTATTTTTGATGGAATAAATGTGGATAGTGGAGTGATGATTCGCTATATCGAGAATACACCAAACGGTTTTGTTTATCGGAGCGGGGGTGGGATTACCGCTCAAAGCGATTTAGTACAAGAGTATCAAGAAGCCATCGATAAAGTGTATGCCCCAGTTTATTGA
- a CDS encoding aminotransferase class IV: protein MPQFIESIKLLDGQFYHLPQHEERRRKTLLHYFGMGPQLTLSQILKRELIPFTGLYKCRVVYNEDSQFVEFIPYTANQIFSLKVVQDDSIDYSFKFENRKRLKELFELRGSCDDIIIVKNGCITDASYANVVFKRKNEWITPKTYLLNGTMRQQLIKDNMIVEEEIREKDIPKFESVKLINSMLGFDGVELPITNIFS from the coding sequence ATGCCCCAGTTTATTGAATCCATTAAATTGTTGGACGGTCAATTTTATCATCTTCCACAGCATGAAGAGAGAAGGCGAAAAACGTTGTTGCACTATTTTGGGATGGGCCCGCAGCTTACGCTATCCCAGATTTTGAAGAGGGAGTTGATTCCTTTCACAGGTTTGTACAAATGCCGTGTTGTGTATAATGAAGATAGTCAGTTCGTAGAATTTATACCGTATACTGCCAATCAAATTTTTTCGTTGAAGGTTGTGCAAGATGATTCCATTGACTATTCATTTAAATTTGAAAACAGGAAGCGGTTAAAAGAATTGTTTGAACTTCGAGGCAGTTGTGATGATATCATTATTGTTAAAAACGGATGTATTACCGATGCCTCGTATGCCAACGTAGTTTTCAAAAGAAAGAATGAGTGGATTACGCCAAAGACGTATCTTTTAAATGGCACGATGCGCCAACAATTAATAAAGGATAACATGATTGTAGAGGAGGAAATTCGAGAAAAGGATATTCCTAAATTTGAGAGCGTGAAGCTGATTAACTCCATGCTTGGATTTGACGGAGTTGAGCTACCCATCACCAATATTTTTTCATGA
- a CDS encoding OmpA family protein translates to MKRKSLDIVLCVCACLPVRQAFVIILLLFPLYSNAQTLSTKSKRAIEYYTQADNFRVRGQLTEAIALLNQAIEKDRKFEEAHFRIGLTYRSAGELNKSNQSLENGMALTTNPIKLKNYFYLLAEGFLRVGNYSKSLALATRFLTSEKFDKKKILQVEVWKKQSQYSLDNADRKFDYQIKPLSDTVNSFPTQYFPTITPDENELIFTVSFGMTASDNEEIFITKKSENGSWGKPIPISNQINTNFREGASTISADGRLLIFTICGYQGCDLYQSTKLGSYWSKPASLGTNVNSNGWDAQPALSADGNLLFFVSSRSGGFGGYDIWYSTRNEDGTWAKAVNAGKTINTAFDELAPFIHSNGLNLYFASNGLPGFGGYDIYMSERVDFGWKDPINLGQPLNDFTDQYSFVVNGKGDFAYYSKEQGKGSKIYSTTIPAQLQIKRKSNIVRGIVVDATTKNPLKAKIELHDLSANKLISTFTSDSTSGSYLFVLPSQSDYAVHANSAGYLFASLNFNVADETSEKIVNLELPPIAKNAEVTLKNIFFEFDKYELSEKSTVELEEVRNFLKVNPMLRVEIGGHSDNVGSEKYNQQLSEKRAQEVFNHLILSGIPKTQLAFKGYGSSKPVANNNSEESRALNRRISFIIL, encoded by the coding sequence ATGAAAAGAAAGAGCCTTGATATTGTTTTGTGCGTTTGTGCCTGCCTGCCGGTAAGACAGGCCTTCGTGATAATTTTATTATTGTTTCCGCTTTATTCCAATGCCCAAACCCTTTCCACCAAATCAAAAAGAGCAATTGAGTACTACACCCAGGCTGATAACTTTCGCGTACGAGGCCAATTAACAGAAGCTATTGCTTTGTTAAATCAAGCTATTGAAAAAGATAGAAAGTTTGAAGAAGCGCATTTTCGTATAGGGCTTACCTATCGGAGTGCGGGTGAGTTGAATAAATCCAATCAATCGCTAGAGAATGGAATGGCACTCACCACCAACCCCATCAAACTGAAAAACTATTTCTATTTATTGGCAGAGGGCTTTTTGCGCGTAGGCAATTACTCCAAGTCACTTGCGTTAGCCACTCGTTTTTTGACAAGTGAGAAGTTTGATAAAAAGAAAATACTTCAGGTAGAAGTATGGAAAAAACAAAGTCAATATTCGCTGGATAATGCCGATCGAAAATTTGATTATCAAATAAAACCCTTGAGCGATACGGTCAATTCATTTCCAACACAATATTTTCCAACCATAACGCCTGACGAAAACGAGCTGATTTTTACAGTCAGTTTTGGAATGACCGCCAGCGATAACGAAGAGATTTTCATTACCAAAAAATCAGAAAACGGAAGTTGGGGAAAACCAATTCCCATATCCAATCAAATCAACACGAATTTTCGCGAAGGCGCATCAACTATTTCCGCAGATGGCAGGTTGCTTATTTTTACTATTTGTGGATATCAAGGCTGCGATTTGTATCAAAGCACGAAGTTGGGAAGCTATTGGAGCAAGCCTGCAAGTTTGGGAACTAATGTCAATTCTAATGGCTGGGACGCACAGCCAGCGCTCTCAGCCGATGGTAATTTGCTGTTCTTCGTATCTAGTAGAAGCGGAGGATTCGGAGGTTATGATATTTGGTATTCTACCCGAAATGAAGACGGCACTTGGGCAAAAGCTGTTAATGCAGGCAAGACCATTAATACTGCGTTTGATGAGTTGGCACCTTTCATTCATTCCAATGGGTTGAATTTGTATTTTGCTTCCAACGGGCTGCCTGGATTTGGTGGCTACGATATTTATATGTCTGAAAGAGTCGATTTTGGCTGGAAAGATCCAATAAATTTAGGTCAACCGCTGAACGATTTTACAGATCAATATTCTTTTGTGGTGAACGGAAAAGGCGATTTCGCTTACTATTCCAAAGAACAGGGAAAGGGTAGCAAAATATATTCCACCACCATTCCTGCTCAATTGCAAATAAAGCGAAAGAGCAACATCGTAAGAGGAATAGTGGTCGATGCCACAACCAAAAATCCATTGAAGGCGAAAATTGAATTGCACGATCTGTCTGCCAATAAATTGATTTCAACCTTTACCTCTGATTCCACTTCTGGGTCTTATTTATTTGTTTTGCCGAGCCAATCGGACTATGCCGTTCATGCCAATAGTGCGGGATACCTATTTGCAAGTTTAAATTTTAATGTAGCTGACGAGACTTCAGAAAAGATTGTTAACCTAGAACTTCCTCCTATCGCTAAAAATGCTGAAGTAACCCTAAAAAATATTTTCTTTGAATTTGATAAATATGAATTGAGTGAGAAGTCTACAGTCGAATTAGAAGAAGTAAGAAACTTCTTAAAAGTAAATCCCATGCTACGAGTTGAGATTGGTGGGCATAGCGATAATGTAGGTTCTGAAAAATACAATCAACAACTTTCTGAAAAGAGAGCACAAGAAGTATTTAACCATTTAATATTGTCTGGTATTCCAAAAACTCAACTAGCGTTTAAGGGGTATGGATCATCAAAGCCAGTTGCAAACAATAATTCAGAAGAGAGCAGAGCTCTGAATAGGCGAATTTCGTTTATTATTTTATAG